A part of Rhinoderma darwinii isolate aRhiDar2 chromosome 1, aRhiDar2.hap1, whole genome shotgun sequence genomic DNA contains:
- the LOC142651005 gene encoding prostaglandin reductase 1-like — translation MVVSKSWTMVRHFVGLPKLEDFKLIEKELPPLKDGEVLLESEFWSVDPYMRPYSKLALKEGDVMMGSQVARVVESKNPAFAIGDYYVARSGWTTNFISDGKELRAIPSSWPGSLPKSLALGAVGMPGITAYAGLQEICAPKPGEVFLVNSAAGAVGTIVGQIAKIKGCKVVGSAGSDQKVAYLKEIGFDEAFNYKTVSSLDEALKEASSEGYDCYFENVGGKFADAALQQMKNFGRIAVCGCVSTYNDSIPQKGPYIQPLILFKQLRMEGFLVTQYENKPIYKEAQKQLLDWILEGKVKYHEHITNGFENMPAGFIGMLNGENTGKAIIKA, via the exons ATGGTTGTATCAAAATCGTGGACTATGGTGAGACACTTTGTAGGTCTTCCTAAACTAGAGGACTTCAAACTGATTGAGAAGGAGTTACCGCCACTTAAAGATGGAG AGGTATTGCTGGAATCTGAGTTTTGGAGTGTAGATCCATACATGAG ACCATACAGTAAGCTCGCATTGAAAGAAGGTGATGTCATGATGGGATCACAGGTTGCCAG GGTTGTAGAAAGCAAAAATCCTGCTTTTGCTATTGGAGATTATTATGTTGCACGGTCGGGCTGGACAACAAATTTTATATCCGATGGGAAAGAACTCCGTGCAATACCATCCAGTTGGCCTGGATCACTGCCTAAATCGCTGGCACTTGGAGCTGTCGGCATGCCTGG AATAACGGCATACGCTGGTCTACaggaaatctgcgctccaaaaccaGGGGAAGTGTTTCTTGTGAACTCTGCTGCTGGTGCGGTTGGCACAATAGTTGGGCAAATTGCTAAAATCAAG GGCTGTAAAGTGGTTGGATCTGCTGGTTCAGATCAGAAAGTTGCATACTTAAAGGAAATTGGTTTTGATGAAGCATTTAACTACAAGACGGTGAGCTCTTTGGATGAAGCACTGAAGGAAGCCTCTTCTGAAGGCTACGACTGCTATTTTGAGAAT GTTGGGGGAAAGTTCGCGGATGCAGCCCTACAGCAAATGAAAAACTTTGGAAGAATAGCTGTTTGTGGGTGCGTTTCAACGTACAATGATTCCATTCCTCAAAAAG GACCTTATATACAGCCGCTTATTCTCTTTAAACAATTGCGCATGGAAGGATTTCTTGTGACCCAATATGAAAATAAACCGATCTATAAAGAAGCACAGAAGCAGCTCTTGGACTGGATCTTAGAG GGTAAGGTGAAATATCATGAACACATCACCAATGGTTTTGAGAACATGCCGGCTGGATTCATTGGAATGCTCAATGGAGAGAACACTGGGAAAGCAATTATAAAAGCTTAA